Within the Luteimonas sp. JM171 genome, the region CCCGCCCGGCGAGACGAAGCTCGCGGTGCAGCCGCCCAGCGAAACCACCGCCCCCATCGGGTCGCCGGTCAGGTCGGCCAGCTGCTCCGGCGGCAGCCGCAGCCCGGCCTCTCGCAGGGGGCCTGCGATCTCCGGCAACTGCTGCGGCACCCACATGCCTTCGCCACCGCGGGCGGGGGAAGCGGCGGCCAGCGCCAGGGTGGCCAGCAAGGCGACGACGGGGACTGTTCGCATGCGTCTTTCCAGTGTGGACGTCAATCGGCAAGTCTACCCCGCGCGGGGTGCGGCGGAGCCCGGGGCAGCAGGCCCGCCGCGTATAATCATCGGCCCTCCCCTGCATATGGAAGACCGCCTGATGGGCCAGCCCAGCCAGATCCCCGCCACCATGCGCGCGCTCGTCAAGCGCGAAGCCTCCAAGGGCATGTGGATGGCAGAGGTGCCGGTTCCCGCGCCCGGCCCCAACGAGGTGCTGATCCGGGTGGAAAAGGCCGCGATCTGCGGCACCGACCTGCACATCTACCTGTGGGACGAATGGAGCCAGCGCACGATCAAGCCGGGGCTGGTGGTCGGCCATGAGTTCGTCGGCCGCGTCGCCGCGCTCGGGCCGGGCGTGAGTGGCTACCAGATCGGCCAGCGCGTGTCCGCCGAAGGCCACATCGTGTGCGGCCACTGCCGCAACTGCCGCGCCGGCAAGCAGCACCTGTGCCCCAACACCGTGGGCATCGGCGTCAACCGCGACGGCGCCTTCGCCGACTACGTCGTGATGCCGGCCAGCAACCTGTGGCCGATCCCCGACCAGATCCCCAGCGAGCTGGCGGCCTTCTTCGACCCGTACGGCAACGCCGCCCACTGCGCGCTGGAGTTCGACGTGGTCGGCGAGGACGTGCTGATCACCGGCGCCGGCCCGATCGGGGTCATGGCTGCCGGCATCTGCAAGCACATCGGCGCACGCAACGTGGTGGTCACGGACGTCAACGACTACCGCCTCAAGCTGGCCGCCGACATGGGCGCCACCCGGGTGGTCAACGTCACCAACTCCTCGGTCAAGGACGTGATGGCCGACCTGCACCTGGAAGGCTTCGACGTCGGGCTGGAGATGAGCGGCAACCCGCACGCCTTCAACGACATGCTCGATTGCATGTACCACGGCGGCAAGGTCGCCCTGCTCGGCATCCTGCCCAAGGGTGCGGGCATCGACTGGGACCGCATCATCTTCAAGGGCCTGACCGTGCAGGGCATCTACGGCCGGCGCATGTACGAGACCTGGTACAAGATGACCCAGCTCGTGCTCGGCGGGTTCCCGCTGCACAAGGTGCTCAGCCACCAGCTCCCCGCCGAAGACTTCCAGAAGGGCTTCGACCTGATGGAATCGGGCAAATCGGGCAAGGTGGTGCTCAACTGGAATTGATTCTCCAGGGAGGGTTCGTGCAGGCATTCGGCAAGCTGATCTCCGGCGTCTTCCTCGCGGCGTCGTTCCCGGCGGCTGCACTGGCTTTGACGTGTCCGGAACTGCCGGACCCGCCTGCCGAGGTGTGCATCGCTTCCGTACAGGGGCTGGCGTACGCTGACGAACGGGAGGACGCCCAGGCCGCCGCCCTCGCCCAGCAGGAGACGGCGGACCGGTTTGAAGCCCATTTCGGCCACCGGCCTCGTGGCGTCCTGGTCCTCAGCTCAACCTACGATGCAAACGCGGCCAAGGGTTTTGCCCGCGGGCTCGGGCTCGACTACGCCCTGGTCTGGCTGCCACCGTCCGAGAAACGGAAATTGACGGCCCGCGCCCTGCGGCGGTCCGGGCTCGATCGTGCCCGCGCGCGCCGCCTGGGCTCCCGGATGGCCGGGGCGGAACAGAACACGCTCAGGCATGAAGTCGGGCACATGATGTACCGGGCGGCATACTGGCCTGACGCCATGGACCCTCCCCGGCTGCAATATGGCAGTCCCGCGCCCGATTGGCTCGACGAGGCCGCGGCGATCCTGATGGAAACGGCCGAATCCCAGGGCGCGCGCGCAGGGCAGTTCCTTGCCGCGGCGCAGGCCTCCCCCAGGGGCATCCCCCCGCTGGCGGAATTCCTGCAAATGGAGCACCCCGTGCTTGCGGGCCCGGTCATGCGCCGGCTTGAACGCGGCGAGTCGACGGAATCCGGCGTGCAGTTGATGGTGAGCGATGACATCGACCTGGACGGCGTCACGACTTTCTACGGCCAATCCCTGCTGCTGGGCATGTTCCTGATCGAAGCAAGCGGCAACCCGCGGATCCTGGCGGAGATCAGCGCCGCCCTTGCCGAAGGCGCCTCGACTTCCGATTGGTTCAACAACGATGCCCGCCTCCATGGGCTTCCCGGGAACCTGGAGCTTTTGGAAGAGGCCTGGGAACAGTGGCTCCGTGACCTGCCGGCCCGGGCCTCCAACAACTAGACACACAGGAGAAACACCATGTCGGCCATCCAACGTTATTCCGACTCCCTCGAGGAGATCCGCGAACAGGGCCTGTTCAAGTCCGAGCGGATCATCACGGGGCCGCAATCGGCCGAGATCACCCTCGAGGACGGGCGCCAGGTTCTGAACTTCTGCGCCAACAATTACCTCGGGCTGGCGGATCATCCCGACCTCATCCAGGCGGCCAAGGACGCGCTGGATTCCCATGGCTTCGGGCTGGCCTCCGTGCGCTTCATCTGCGGCACCCAGGACCTGCACAAGGAACTGGAGAAAACCATTGCCGACTTCTTCGGCAAGGACGACACCATCCTCTATGCCGCCTGCTTCGACGCCAATGGCGGGCTGTTCGAGCCCCTGCTCGGGCCCGAGGATGCGATTGTCTCCGACTCGCTCAACCACGCGTCGATCATCGACGGCGTGCGCCTGTGCAAGGCCAGGCGCTACCGCTACGCCAACTGCGACATGGCCGACCTGGAGGCCCAGCTGAAGCAGGCGAAGGCCGACGGCGCGCGCACGATCATGATCACCACCGACGGCGTGTTCTCGATGGACGGCTTCGTGGCTCCACTGGACGAGATCACCGCGCTGGCGGAAAAGTACGGCGCGCTGGTGCACATCGACGAATGCCATGCCACCGGCTTCATCGGCGAGACCGGCCGCGGCTCCGCCGAGGTCAAGGGCGTGCTCGACAGGATCGACATCATCACGGGCACGCTGGGCAAGGCAATGGGGGGCGCGATCGGCGGCTTCACCACCGCCAGCGCAGAAGTCATCGAGATGCTGCGCCAGCGTTCACGCCCCTACCTGTTTTCCAACTCGCTGCCGCCGCATGTCGTTGCCGCGGGAACGAAGGCGTTCCAGATGCTTGACGCCGCCGGCGAACTGCGCGAACGCCTGCGTGAGAACACGGCCTACTTCCGCGAAAAGATGTCTGCGGCAGGCTTCGACCTCAAGCCCGGCGACCATCCGATCGTCCCGGTCATGCTGTATGACGCACCGCTCGCGCAGCGCTTTGCCGACCGCCTGCTCGAGGAAGGCATCTACGCAATCGGGTTCTTCTTCCCCGTCGTGCCCAAGGGCGAGGCCAGGATCCGCACCCAGATGAGCGCAGCGCATACACGGGAGCACCTGGACCGCGCCATCGACGCCTTCACCCGCATCGGCCGCGAGCTGGGCGTCATCGCCGGCTGAGCCGGCTCATTCGTCCTTGGCAGGCACCTCGCTGACCGGCAGCACGTCGGTCAGCGCGGGCGCGGCCGCGGTGGTGGCCGGCGCATCCGGATCCACGCGGCGCCCGGCGCTGTAGCCGTTCGCCTGCAGCCATGCATCAAAGTCATCGGCGGTCATGCGCTTGCCGCCCTGGGTCATGTTGAAGCGGAACGGGGTGTTGTCGAACTCCGTCTGCTTGACGTAGCCGGCGCCCGGGGTGGACAGGCAGCTTTCGACCTTCATCCGCAGCAGCACCTGGTCCAGCGACTGCGCCTCGCCATAACCGCGCGAGAGCACGGCCCCATGGCCGCGCGGACGATACTGGGGTGCCACCAGCTCCGGGGCCACGGGCGCAAGCGTCATCGGCGCCAGCGAAACCGCCGTGGTGGATGCAGCGCGGGAGCAATCCGACGCCGCGTGGGAAGCAAGGGGTGCTGCGGCCAGCAGCAGGACGGCGAAAGTGGCCTTGTACATGGTGGTATCCCCGGTGGAGGCGGAAGCAGTTTATTCGCCTGAAGAGTTGGCCGCAAACCCTTGTTTCAAAAAGATCCATTCAGAAAGCAGGAAGCCCGGCGCTGGGCCGGGCTTCCTGGTGTTGCGTGAGCTTTGGTCCGTCAGTTCTGGACGTTCAGCTCGGTGCGGCGGTTACGCGCGCGACCTTCCGGATTGTCGGTGCCGTCCGGGTTGGTGTTCGGCGCGATCGGGCGGCTCTCGCCGTAGCCGATCGGACCCTGCAGACGGCTGGCATCAATGCCGTTGCTGGTCAGGTAGTCGTACACCGCCTGGGCGCGACGCTCGGACAGGCCCTGGTTGTACTGCTCGGTACCGATCGAGTCGGTGTGGCCGGCAACTTCAACCTGCAGGTCCGGGTAGCGGCGCAGGATCTCGATCGCCTCGTTCAGGATCTGCACCGCGTCCGGGCGCAGGGTGGAACGGTCGAAGTCGAAGTTCACGCCGGTCAGATCAATGGTGATCGGGGCCGGCGGCGGCGGCTCGGCGGGAGCCGGCGGCGGCGGCGGCGGCGGCGGCGGGGCAACCGGGGCGGTCGGCTCCGGACCCAGCGGGATCACCAGGCCAACCTGGGCCACGACGTCGGTGAAGTAGCTCTCTTCCTGGTTGTGCGGGTAGCCTTCCCAGTCGCGCGAGCCGTTGGCCGCGTAGCTGTCGTCGTCAAAGTCGCCGCGCATGAAGATTTCGGCGCGAACCGCAACGCGGTTGCTGAAATCGCCCTGGATACCACCACCGATCTTGGCGGAGAAGTTGCCGTCTTCGCGCTCACCGGGCGAGTTCGGGTTCGGGTACGCGTCGTACTCCTCTTCGCTGCGCTGGTAGCCAACGCCGAACAGCAGGTACGGGTTCCAGCCGCGGCCTTCTTCGATGAAGTGGCGACGGAAGTCGAACGAGATGCCGTACTGGCTCCAGTTCAGATCCGGGTTCGAACCTTCCACGCTGTTGGCGCTGCGGAAATTCGGGTTCTGGTAGTTGAGCTCACCGTCCACCGACCACACCGGGCTGATGAACTTGCCCAGGCCCAGCGAGACCTGCGGCGCGTCGCTGGTGCGACGGTCCTCGTCCTGCATGTTGTAGCCCGCGCCCGCGGTGATGTACCAGCGGTCGTCGAACTCCTGCGCATTGGCCGCCGAGGCCAGGCCGAGGCCGCCTGCCAGCGCGGCACAGAGGAGTTTCATTTTCATCCGTAATGCTCCTTGATCAAGGGGGTAAAGCGTTTATTGCCTTTATTGGACTGCTTCAACGTCTTGCTTCAGGCCGCGCAGGCCCAAACGTCGTGGCACAGCCTAGGGTCAGGCGTGTGAAGACGGCGTTAACAGTAACATAACGCTTGGGACATTCCCCAGCTGTCACCCAGCCTCTGTTCAGCTGCGATAGAGCCCAAGATAGTCCTCCACCGCCAGCTGGTCCAGCGCTTCCGGGTTTTCGGCCAATTCCACCAGGCGTTTGGCCTGGGGCCCGGGCAAATGGGCGTGGAGTGCGTCGCGGTACTTTGCCAGCAGCAGCGGGATGCCTTCCTCCCTCCGCCGCCGGTGCCCAACCGGAAAATCCACCGTAACTTTCCCGGTCGCGGAGCCGTCGCGGAAAAAGACCTGCACGGCATTGCCGATGTAGCGCCGCGCCGGGTCATGGTAATCGCGGGTGAAGGACGGGTCCTCCCGGACCACCATGCGGTCACGAAGGGCATCAATGCGCGGATCCGCGGCCACCTCGTCGCCGTAATCCTCCGCGGTGAGGCGCCCGAAGATCAGCGGCACGGCCACCATGTACTGCAGGCAGTGGTCGCGGTCAGCATAGTTGGCGAGCGGGCCGGTCTTGTCGATGATCCGGATCGCCGCTTCCTGGGTGTGGATCTCGATCCGGTCGACTTCGTCCAGGCGCCCGCGCACCGCCTCGTGCAGGCGCATGGCGCACTCCACCGCTGTCTGGGCATGGAATTCGGCCGGCCAGCTGATCTTGAACAGGATGTTCTCCATCACGTAGCTGCCGAAGGGGCGCTCGAATTCAAACTCCCGCCCCCCGAAAGCGACGTCGCGGAAGCCCCATGTCTTTGCGGTCACCGCGCTGGGATACCCCACCACCTTCCGGTGCACCGCATTGAGGGCGTGGGTGACCGCCCGGCGGCAGGCGTCGCCGGCGGCCCAGCTCTTGCGGGGCCCGGTGTTGGGGGCGTGGCGATAGGTCCGCAGGACCCCGTTGTCGATCCACGAATGGGAGATCGCCGTGATCACCTCGTCGCGGGAGCCACCCAGCATCGCGGTCGCCACGGCCGTCGAGGCCAGGCGCACCAGGATCACGTGGTCCAGGCCCACGCGATTGAAGGCATTGCGCAGCGCATACACGCCCTGGATCTCGTGCGCCTTGATGGCCCAGCCCAGCACGTCGCGCATGGTGATCGACTTGCCTTCCTTGCGTGCCTGCCAATCGGCGACGGCCAGGATCGTGCCCAGGTTGTCGGAAGGGTGCCCCCACTCGGCCGCCAGCCAGGTGTCGTTGAAATCCAGCCAGCGCACCTGTGTGCCAATGTTGAAGGCCGCCTGCGCCGGGTCGAGCTCGAACCTCGTGCCGGGCACCCTCGCCCCGCCGGGGATCTCCCCACCCTGCACCAGGGGGCCCAGGTGCCGGACGCACTCATCGAACTTCATCGCCAGCATCGCGCAGGCCATCGAGTCGGCCAGCATCAAACGCGCGGTGGCCCAGGCCTCCTCCGATTCAATCCGGGCATCCAGCACGTAATCGGCGATTTCCGCCATTGAGCGGTCGGGTTCGGGTCGGGCGGCGGATCGGACATCCTGTGCGGTCATCGGGGCCTCCGGCTTCGGGTTCCGGGCCATGCTGCCTTCTTCCCCGTTACCGCGCGGTACAGGGCGGCCACGCCGCGCAATTAGAATGGCGCCCCCCCCTGCCGTCCGGTCGCCCGCCCTTTGAACGCACTCCCCCTCGCCGAACGCTGGGCGCGCCTGCTGCTCGGCCTGTTCCTGTACGGGATCGGGATCTCGATGATGGTCCGGGCCGGCATCGGCCTGGCACCCTGGGACGTGCTGACCCAGGGCATCACGATCCAGACCGGGCTGGCCTTTGGCCTGGTGACGGTGCTGATCGGGGTGGGCGTGCTGGTGCTGTGGATGCCGCTGGGCGAGCATTTCG harbors:
- the kbl gene encoding glycine C-acetyltransferase, giving the protein MSAIQRYSDSLEEIREQGLFKSERIITGPQSAEITLEDGRQVLNFCANNYLGLADHPDLIQAAKDALDSHGFGLASVRFICGTQDLHKELEKTIADFFGKDDTILYAACFDANGGLFEPLLGPEDAIVSDSLNHASIIDGVRLCKARRYRYANCDMADLEAQLKQAKADGARTIMITTDGVFSMDGFVAPLDEITALAEKYGALVHIDECHATGFIGETGRGSAEVKGVLDRIDIITGTLGKAMGGAIGGFTTASAEVIEMLRQRSRPYLFSNSLPPHVVAAGTKAFQMLDAAGELRERLRENTAYFREKMSAAGFDLKPGDHPIVPVMLYDAPLAQRFADRLLEEGIYAIGFFFPVVPKGEARIRTQMSAAHTREHLDRAIDAFTRIGRELGVIAG
- a CDS encoding bifunctional 2-methylcitrate dehydratase/aconitate hydratase encodes the protein MTAQDVRSAARPEPDRSMAEIADYVLDARIESEEAWATARLMLADSMACAMLAMKFDECVRHLGPLVQGGEIPGGARVPGTRFELDPAQAAFNIGTQVRWLDFNDTWLAAEWGHPSDNLGTILAVADWQARKEGKSITMRDVLGWAIKAHEIQGVYALRNAFNRVGLDHVILVRLASTAVATAMLGGSRDEVITAISHSWIDNGVLRTYRHAPNTGPRKSWAAGDACRRAVTHALNAVHRKVVGYPSAVTAKTWGFRDVAFGGREFEFERPFGSYVMENILFKISWPAEFHAQTAVECAMRLHEAVRGRLDEVDRIEIHTQEAAIRIIDKTGPLANYADRDHCLQYMVAVPLIFGRLTAEDYGDEVAADPRIDALRDRMVVREDPSFTRDYHDPARRYIGNAVQVFFRDGSATGKVTVDFPVGHRRRREEGIPLLLAKYRDALHAHLPGPQAKRLVELAENPEALDQLAVEDYLGLYRS
- a CDS encoding OmpA family protein, which produces MKMKLLCAALAGGLGLASAANAQEFDDRWYITAGAGYNMQDEDRRTSDAPQVSLGLGKFISPVWSVDGELNYQNPNFRSANSVEGSNPDLNWSQYGISFDFRRHFIEEGRGWNPYLLFGVGYQRSEEEYDAYPNPNSPGEREDGNFSAKIGGGIQGDFSNRVAVRAEIFMRGDFDDDSYAANGSRDWEGYPHNQEESYFTDVVAQVGLVIPLGPEPTAPVAPPPPPPPPPAPAEPPPPAPITIDLTGVNFDFDRSTLRPDAVQILNEAIEILRRYPDLQVEVAGHTDSIGTEQYNQGLSERRAQAVYDYLTSNGIDASRLQGPIGYGESRPIAPNTNPDGTDNPEGRARNRRTELNVQN
- the tdh gene encoding L-threonine 3-dehydrogenase, which translates into the protein MPATMRALVKREASKGMWMAEVPVPAPGPNEVLIRVEKAAICGTDLHIYLWDEWSQRTIKPGLVVGHEFVGRVAALGPGVSGYQIGQRVSAEGHIVCGHCRNCRAGKQHLCPNTVGIGVNRDGAFADYVVMPASNLWPIPDQIPSELAAFFDPYGNAAHCALEFDVVGEDVLITGAGPIGVMAAGICKHIGARNVVVTDVNDYRLKLAADMGATRVVNVTNSSVKDVMADLHLEGFDVGLEMSGNPHAFNDMLDCMYHGGKVALLGILPKGAGIDWDRIIFKGLTVQGIYGRRMYETWYKMTQLVLGGFPLHKVLSHQLPAEDFQKGFDLMESGKSGKVVLNWN